One genomic segment of Thermus thermamylovorans includes these proteins:
- a CDS encoding ABC transporter ATP-binding protein — protein sequence MGLWLSAPGPKLGPVAGDALVRLFGVRKSFGGVAALDGVDLEVRRGEFFSLLGPSGCGKTTLLRLLAGFETPDAGRIEIAGRDMAGVPPYDRPVNTVFQNYALFPHMTVEGNIAFGLRMKGLPQAEVRQKVAWALELVDLLGLEGRYPRELSGGQRQRVALARALVLEPLVLLLDEPLSALDARLRQELRVELMQLQRRLGTTFIFVTHDQEEALVMSDRLAVMRAGRIEQLGLPDEVYERPKNRFVAEFLGRSNFLPARPHSLGAETPVGILRLREPLSQEALLAIRPEKIRLYPAGNGPSARENLVRAKVEEIVYTGAENQYYLRSGEVRLLAYTLNQDLQEPGAEEFAYGEEVLCYLPPENLVVVHG from the coding sequence ATGGGGTTGTGGCTTAGCGCCCCGGGCCCTAAACTGGGCCCCGTGGCCGGGGACGCGCTGGTGCGCCTCTTTGGGGTGCGCAAGAGCTTTGGCGGGGTGGCGGCCCTGGACGGGGTGGACCTCGAGGTCAGAAGGGGCGAGTTCTTCAGCCTCCTGGGGCCTTCCGGCTGCGGCAAGACCACCCTCTTAAGGCTCCTGGCGGGGTTCGAGACCCCGGACGCGGGCCGCATCGAGATCGCGGGTAGGGACATGGCGGGGGTGCCTCCCTATGACCGGCCGGTGAACACCGTCTTTCAGAACTACGCCCTCTTCCCCCACATGACCGTGGAGGGCAACATCGCCTTCGGCCTGCGGATGAAGGGGCTGCCGCAGGCGGAGGTGCGCCAGAAGGTGGCCTGGGCCCTGGAGCTGGTGGACCTCCTGGGCCTGGAGGGGCGCTACCCCCGGGAGCTTTCTGGTGGACAGCGGCAGCGGGTGGCCCTGGCCCGGGCCCTGGTGCTGGAGCCTTTGGTCCTCCTCCTGGACGAGCCCCTTTCCGCCCTGGACGCCCGGCTCCGCCAGGAGCTCCGGGTGGAGCTCATGCAGCTCCAGAGGCGGCTTGGTACCACCTTCATCTTCGTGACCCACGATCAGGAGGAGGCCCTGGTCATGTCCGACCGCCTGGCGGTGATGCGTGCCGGGCGCATCGAGCAGCTGGGCCTCCCCGACGAGGTGTACGAGCGGCCCAAAAATCGCTTCGTAGCCGAGTTTTTGGGCCGCTCCAACTTCCTGCCCGCCAGGCCCCACTCCCTGGGGGCGGAGACCCCCGTAGGGATTCTGCGCCTCAGGGAGCCCCTTTCCCAGGAGGCCCTCCTCGCCATCCGCCCGGAGAAGATCCGCCTCTACCCCGCGGGAAATGGTCCCTCGGCTCGGGAGAACCTGGTGCGGGCCAAGGTGGAGGAGATCGTCTACACCGGGGCGGAGAACCAGTACTACCTCCGCTCCGGGGAGGTGCGGCTTTTGGCCTACACCCTGAACCAGGACCTGCAGGAGCCCGGGGCCGAGGAGTTCGCCTACGGGGAGGAGGTGCTCTGCTACCTTCCTCCGGAGAACCTGGTGGTGGTCCATGGGTGA
- a CDS encoding ABC transporter permease, whose translation MGEAATPLRRLFRVLVTVGPGGLWLFLFVLLPTLLVLLASFLSRGPFGELVGPLGLHNYARALEPLYLEVFAQSLLVGVLATLLSAALGFPLAFYIARHPRRDLLLFLLLLPFLTNFLIRVYAWLVILQREGLLNAFVAFFGLGPFALYPSFFAVLLATVYTFLPFFVLPLYASVERIDWQLLEAAYDLGARPFRAFLHAVLPQTYPGLFAGSVLVFIPAMGTFVVADLLGAGRVVLIGNLIQQQFGITRDWAFGAALSIFLMGFVLLSLYLYARLQRERGLEDLV comes from the coding sequence ATGGGTGAGGCGGCCACCCCCTTAAGGCGCCTCTTCCGGGTCCTGGTCACCGTGGGCCCGGGGGGGCTTTGGCTTTTCCTCTTCGTCCTCCTCCCCACCCTCCTCGTCCTCCTGGCCTCCTTCCTCTCCCGGGGGCCCTTTGGGGAGCTTGTGGGCCCCTTAGGCCTCCACAACTACGCCCGGGCCCTGGAGCCCTTGTACCTGGAGGTCTTCGCCCAAAGCCTCCTGGTGGGGGTCCTCGCCACCCTGCTCTCCGCCGCCTTGGGCTTTCCCTTGGCCTTTTACATCGCCCGCCACCCCAGGCGGGACCTCCTCCTCTTCCTCCTCCTCCTGCCCTTCCTCACCAACTTCCTCATCCGGGTCTACGCCTGGCTGGTCATCCTGCAAAGGGAGGGACTCCTCAACGCCTTTGTGGCCTTCTTTGGCCTCGGGCCCTTTGCCCTTTACCCCTCCTTCTTCGCCGTCCTCCTGGCCACGGTCTACACCTTCCTGCCCTTCTTCGTCCTGCCCCTTTACGCCAGCGTGGAGCGCATCGACTGGCAGCTTCTGGAGGCGGCCTACGACCTGGGGGCGAGGCCCTTCCGCGCTTTCCTTCACGCGGTCTTGCCCCAGACCTATCCCGGCCTCTTTGCTGGGAGCGTTCTGGTCTTCATCCCCGCCATGGGCACCTTTGTGGTGGCCGACCTCCTGGGGGCGGGGCGGGTGGTCCTCATCGGCAACCTCATCCAGCAGCAGTTCGGCATCACCCGGGACTGGGCCTTCGGGGCCGCCTTGAGCATCTTCCTCATGGGCTTTGTGCTCCTCTCCCTCTACCTCTACGCCCGGCTGCAGCGGGAGAGGGGCCTCGAGGACCTGGTATGA
- a CDS encoding ABC transporter permease — MRRLLSLHALLVYFFLYLPILVVVALSFNESRRGVRFTGFTLDWYRSLFQDPRILEYFFNTLTVAFVSTLVATVLGTLLAVGLVRYRFPGRGFLRYLLYIPVVVPDVVMGISLLLLFALAREFLGFPRLSLLTVILGHITFQVAFVTLVVRSRLLLLDPALEEAARDLGARGWQTFFHVTLPLAWPGVAAGALLALTLSLDDFVVTFFTAGPGATTLPLYIYSSVKLGVSPLVHALSTLIIGLSAFFLALAYALSRRRV; from the coding sequence ATGAGGCGGCTTCTCTCCCTCCACGCCCTCTTGGTCTACTTCTTCCTCTACCTCCCCATCCTGGTCGTCGTGGCCCTCTCCTTCAACGAGAGCCGCCGGGGGGTGCGCTTCACCGGCTTCACCCTGGACTGGTACCGCTCCCTCTTCCAGGACCCGAGGATCCTGGAGTACTTCTTCAACACCCTCACGGTGGCCTTCGTCTCCACCCTGGTGGCCACCGTCCTCGGCACCCTCCTGGCCGTGGGCCTGGTGCGCTACCGCTTTCCCGGCCGGGGGTTTTTGCGCTACCTCCTCTACATCCCCGTGGTGGTGCCCGATGTGGTCATGGGGATCAGCCTCCTCCTCCTCTTCGCCTTGGCCCGGGAGTTTCTGGGCTTCCCCCGGCTCTCCCTCCTCACGGTGATCCTGGGGCACATCACCTTTCAGGTGGCCTTTGTGACCCTGGTGGTGCGCTCCAGGCTCCTCTTGTTGGACCCAGCCCTGGAGGAGGCCGCCCGCGACCTGGGGGCCCGGGGATGGCAGACCTTCTTCCACGTGACCCTGCCCCTGGCCTGGCCGGGGGTGGCGGCGGGGGCCCTCTTGGCCCTCACCCTTTCCCTGGACGACTTCGTGGTCACCTTCTTCACCGCCGGGCCTGGGGCCACCACCCTGCCCCTTTACATCTACTCCAGCGTGAAGCTGGGGGTGAGTCCCCTGGTCCACGCCCTCTCCACCCTGATCATTGGCCTGAGCGCCTTTTTCCTGGCTCTGGCCTACGCCCTGAGCCGGAGGAGGGTGTGA
- a CDS encoding polyamine ABC transporter substrate-binding protein has translation MRGVWVGVLVLALLALGLWLLRPRPPEGGTLYFLNWADYIPSDLVRKFEREAGVRVILDTFESPEAMLAKLRAGADREFSLVVAPDYYVLQMARDGLIVPLERNRLRNLANLDPYFLDPPYDPGLRYSIPYLWGTTGLAYREDLVAGPVDSLAVFFDPDRQVGPFLLLDEMRETIGAALLYLGHSVNTTDPEALAQARDLLLEAKRRSVGFAGGVEALNRILGGDAAVSLAYSGDVLQAKAEDPRLRYVLPQEGGTLWTDALVVLGRGPAQDLAYRFIDFLLRPENAAALAAYTRYATPVAAAVPLLPEEMRADPVVFPPEEVRSRLEYLVDLGPDIALYDRVWTEVKAR, from the coding sequence ATGCGTGGCGTGTGGGTAGGCGTGCTGGTTCTGGCCCTTTTGGCCTTGGGTCTTTGGCTCCTGCGGCCCCGCCCCCCTGAGGGGGGCACCCTCTACTTCCTCAACTGGGCCGATTACATCCCCTCCGACCTGGTGCGCAAGTTCGAGCGGGAGGCGGGGGTGCGGGTGATCCTGGACACCTTCGAGTCCCCTGAGGCCATGCTGGCCAAGCTCCGGGCGGGGGCGGACCGGGAGTTCTCCTTGGTGGTGGCCCCGGACTACTACGTACTGCAGATGGCCCGGGATGGCCTAATCGTTCCTCTGGAGCGGAATCGCCTCAGGAACCTTGCCAACCTGGACCCCTATTTCCTGGATCCCCCCTACGATCCCGGTCTACGGTACTCCATCCCCTACCTCTGGGGCACCACCGGCCTGGCCTACCGGGAGGACCTGGTGGCGGGCCCGGTGGACTCCCTGGCTGTCTTCTTCGACCCGGACCGGCAGGTGGGGCCCTTCCTCCTCCTGGACGAGATGCGGGAGACCATCGGGGCCGCCCTCCTTTACTTGGGCCACTCGGTGAACACCACCGACCCCGAGGCCCTGGCCCAGGCCCGGGACCTGCTCCTGGAGGCCAAGCGCCGCTCCGTGGGCTTTGCCGGAGGGGTGGAGGCCCTGAACCGCATCCTGGGGGGGGATGCCGCGGTGAGCCTGGCTTACTCCGGGGACGTGCTCCAGGCCAAGGCGGAGGACCCCCGGCTCCGCTACGTCCTGCCACAGGAGGGGGGTACCCTCTGGACCGACGCCCTGGTGGTCCTGGGCCGGGGCCCGGCCCAGGACCTGGCCTACCGCTTCATCGACTTCCTCCTCCGGCCGGAAAACGCCGCCGCCCTGGCCGCCTACACCCGCTACGCCACCCCGGTGGCTGCCGCCGTCCCCCTCCTGCCCGAGGAGATGCGGGCCGACCCCGTGGTCTTCCCCCCGGAGGAGGTGCGGTCCAGGCTGGAGTACCTGGTGGACCTGGGCCCGGACATCGCCCTCTACGACCGGGTCTGGACCGAGGTGAAGGCCCGCTAA
- a CDS encoding c-type cytochrome, translating to MKAKALFLFLGLVLGGPGVVAQGVEGLWSRYCAQCHGPRAQGVRPYPGLQGAAPLFATPEGRRYLVLVVLYGKKGEAGLMPGFAQLKNEELAALLNHLRALLSAKGDLFAPEEVGRGRGLNLTPDQVKRP from the coding sequence ATGAAGGCCAAAGCCCTTTTCCTCTTCCTGGGCCTGGTCCTGGGGGGCCCCGGGGTGGTGGCCCAGGGGGTGGAGGGCCTCTGGTCCCGCTACTGCGCCCAGTGCCACGGCCCCCGGGCCCAGGGGGTGCGGCCCTACCCGGGCCTGCAGGGGGCGGCGCCCCTCTTCGCCACCCCCGAGGGGCGGCGCTACCTGGTCCTGGTGGTCCTCTACGGCAAAAAGGGCGAAGCCGGGCTCATGCCCGGCTTCGCCCAGCTGAAGAACGAGGAGCTGGCCGCCCTCCTCAACCACCTGAGGGCCCTCTTGTCGGCCAAGGGGGACCTCTTCGCCCCGGAAGAGGTTGGGAGGGGGCGAGGCCTCAACCTCACCCCTGACCAGGTGAAGCGGCCGTAG
- the ilvD gene encoding dihydroxy-acid dehydratase: protein MRSDRIKKGLPQAPARAMLRAVGVGDEDFQRPFVGVVNTFTDGMPCNYHLRQLALDLKAGLKEAGVFPFEFGAPAISDGISMGTPGMRASLVSREVIADSIELIAQGYLYDGMAVLSACDKTIPGGAMGVIRSGVPGMVLYGGTIAPGEWRGRKLTIVEVFEAVGQRAAGRITDEELLEIERRAIPGPGACGGQYTANTMAMALEALGLSPVGYNAIPAVHPEKTRATREAGRILAEAMARDWKPKDFLTRRSFLNAVAAVAATGGSTNAVLHLLALAKEAGVELSLDDFDQVSRKTPVIADLRPWGRYTAWELYEAGGTALVFKKLLEAGLLYGEERTLTGKTLAEEVERAHRESPGQQVVFPVEQALKPQGGLVVLKGNLAPKGAVLKLAGTERTRFEGPARVFDAEEAAMEKVLQGEIRPGDVVVIRYVGPKGAPGMPEMLSVTSALVGEGLGPEVALLTDGRFSGGTRGLMVGHVAPEAHVGGPIALLEEGDRVRIDVENRLLEVLLSEEELARRRARWRPRPPAFAKGLFARYAALVGQADEGAVLEDPL, encoded by the coding sequence ATGAGATCCGACCGCATCAAGAAGGGACTGCCGCAGGCCCCCGCCCGAGCCATGCTCCGGGCGGTGGGGGTGGGGGACGAGGACTTCCAGAGGCCCTTTGTGGGGGTGGTGAACACCTTCACCGACGGCATGCCCTGCAACTACCACCTGCGCCAGCTGGCCCTGGACCTGAAGGCGGGGCTCAAGGAGGCCGGGGTCTTCCCCTTCGAGTTCGGGGCCCCCGCCATCTCCGACGGCATCAGCATGGGCACCCCCGGGATGCGGGCGAGCCTTGTAAGCCGCGAGGTGATCGCGGACAGCATCGAGCTCATCGCCCAGGGCTACCTCTACGACGGGATGGCGGTCCTCTCCGCCTGCGACAAGACCATCCCCGGGGGGGCCATGGGGGTGATCCGCAGCGGGGTCCCTGGCATGGTCCTCTACGGCGGCACCATCGCCCCCGGGGAGTGGCGGGGAAGGAAGCTCACCATCGTGGAGGTCTTCGAGGCCGTGGGGCAGCGGGCCGCGGGGAGGATCACCGACGAGGAGCTCCTGGAGATCGAGCGCCGGGCCATCCCCGGCCCCGGGGCCTGCGGGGGGCAGTACACCGCCAACACCATGGCCATGGCCCTCGAGGCCCTGGGCCTCTCCCCCGTGGGGTACAACGCCATCCCCGCCGTCCACCCGGAAAAGACCCGGGCCACCCGGGAGGCGGGCCGCATCCTGGCCGAGGCCATGGCCAGGGACTGGAAGCCCAAGGACTTCCTCACCCGCAGGAGCTTCCTCAACGCCGTCGCCGCGGTGGCCGCCACCGGCGGGAGCACCAACGCCGTGCTCCACCTCCTGGCCCTGGCCAAGGAGGCGGGGGTGGAGCTTTCCCTGGACGACTTTGACCAGGTGTCCCGCAAAACCCCGGTGATCGCCGACCTCCGCCCCTGGGGCCGCTACACCGCCTGGGAGCTTTACGAGGCTGGGGGCACCGCCCTGGTCTTCAAAAAGCTCCTGGAGGCGGGGCTCCTTTACGGGGAAGAGAGAACCCTCACCGGCAAGACCCTGGCCGAGGAGGTGGAGCGGGCCCACCGGGAAAGCCCAGGCCAGCAGGTGGTCTTCCCGGTGGAGCAGGCCCTGAAGCCCCAGGGGGGCCTGGTGGTCCTCAAGGGGAACCTGGCCCCAAAGGGGGCGGTCCTCAAGCTGGCCGGCACCGAGCGCACCCGCTTCGAGGGGCCTGCCCGGGTCTTCGACGCCGAGGAGGCGGCCATGGAGAAGGTGCTCCAGGGGGAGATCCGCCCCGGGGACGTGGTGGTCATCCGCTACGTGGGCCCCAAGGGGGCACCGGGCATGCCGGAGATGCTCTCCGTCACCAGCGCCCTCGTGGGGGAGGGCCTGGGCCCGGAGGTGGCCCTCCTCACCGACGGCCGCTTCTCCGGGGGCACCCGCGGCCTCATGGTGGGCCACGTCGCCCCCGAGGCCCACGTGGGCGGCCCCATCGCCCTTTTGGAAGAGGGGGACCGGGTGCGGATCGACGTGGAAAACCGGCTTCTGGAGGTACTCCTTTCCGAGGAGGAGCTCGCAAGGCGCCGGGCCCGCTGGCGGCCCCGTCCCCCCGCCTTCGCCAAGGGCCTCTTCGCCCGCTACGCCGCCCTGGTGGGCCAGGCGGACGAGGGGGCGGTGCTGGAAGATCCCCTCTGA
- a CDS encoding SDR family NAD(P)-dependent oxidoreductase encodes MRKTLILTGASRGIGRALALELAQAGYDLVLNARSEGPLKEVLEAVRALGARAEAVAGSAGKAEVAEALVRKAEGLGGFYGYIHNAGVLHPGPLVYEMAEPLFLEVLEANLLAGYQLARFAYPLLRPKGEGVAIYVGSGAAESNLPGIGAYAVAKAAEEHLARQLAAEVPEVACFVYRPGVVETEMQRQAREAQGSAAPVLHRVFRGYKEEGRLLSPKEAAQALVRLLPRARQFHGKIASWRDA; translated from the coding sequence ATGAGGAAAACTCTGATCCTCACCGGGGCAAGCCGCGGAATCGGCCGGGCCCTGGCCCTGGAGCTGGCCCAGGCAGGCTACGACCTGGTGCTGAACGCCCGCTCGGAGGGGCCCTTAAAGGAGGTGCTGGAAGCGGTGCGGGCCCTGGGGGCCAGGGCCGAGGCGGTGGCGGGAAGCGCGGGGAAGGCCGAGGTGGCGGAAGCCCTGGTGCGGAAGGCCGAGGGGCTCGGGGGCTTTTACGGGTACATCCACAACGCCGGGGTCCTGCACCCGGGGCCTTTGGTCTACGAGATGGCGGAGCCCCTTTTCCTCGAGGTCCTCGAGGCCAACCTCCTGGCGGGCTACCAGCTCGCCCGCTTCGCCTACCCCCTTCTGCGGCCAAAGGGGGAAGGGGTGGCCATTTACGTGGGCTCCGGGGCCGCGGAGTCCAACCTTCCCGGGATCGGGGCCTACGCGGTGGCCAAGGCCGCGGAGGAGCACCTGGCCCGGCAGCTGGCCGCGGAGGTGCCCGAGGTGGCCTGCTTCGTCTACCGCCCCGGGGTGGTGGAGACGGAGATGCAGCGCCAGGCCCGGGAGGCCCAGGGGAGCGCCGCCCCGGTGCTCCACCGGGTCTTCCGCGGGTACAAGGAGGAAGGCCGCCTCCTAAGCCCCAAGGAGGCGGCCCAGGCCCTGGTGCGCCTCCTGCCCCGGGCGCGCCAGTTCCACGGCAAGATCGCCTCTTGGAGGGACGCATGA
- a CDS encoding Uma2 family endonuclease, with translation MTRHRISLEEFHRMVEAGVFPEDLRLELVEGELLEMSPIGKRHAAKVARLTALFSPLVPQKAILFVQNPLVVGGSEPYPDLALLQPRSDFYEEGLPTAEDALLVVEVAETSFRYDLEVKVPLYARGGVPEVWVVDLEGRRVLVHREPEEGGYKEVRTLGPEDTLVFMGVEIPVEELL, from the coding sequence ATGACCCGCCACCGGATCTCCCTGGAAGAGTTCCACCGCATGGTGGAGGCCGGGGTCTTCCCCGAGGACCTGAGGCTGGAGCTGGTGGAAGGAGAACTTCTGGAAATGAGCCCCATTGGAAAACGCCACGCCGCCAAGGTGGCCAGGCTCACCGCCCTCTTTAGCCCCCTCGTGCCCCAAAAGGCCATCCTCTTCGTGCAAAACCCCCTGGTGGTGGGGGGCTCGGAGCCCTACCCCGATCTCGCCCTCCTGCAACCCCGGTCCGACTTCTACGAGGAGGGGCTACCCACGGCAGAAGACGCATTATTGGTGGTGGAAGTGGCGGAAACCTCCTTCCGCTACGACCTCGAGGTGAAGGTACCCCTTTACGCCAGAGGGGGCGTGCCCGAGGTCTGGGTGGTGGACCTGGAAGGCAGGCGGGTTCTGGTGCACAGGGAGCCCGAGGAGGGAGGCTATAAAGAGGTCAGAACCTTGGGACCCGAGGACACCCTGGTCTTTATGGGGGTAGAGATCCCCGTGGAGGAACTCCTATGA
- a CDS encoding Uma2 family endonuclease, with translation MLRHRFTAEDFHRMHEAGILPEDARVELVEGEIVAMSPIGKKHAYVLNTLVDLLSPLRGQAVLSIQNPLVLGPVTEVYPDLALLKPPRTRYRDRLPEGEDVLLLVEVADTSLDYDLTVKLPLYAKAGIPEVWVVDLARDRVHVFRRPAGEGYGEREALEGGELEVLGLKVPVKEVLP, from the coding sequence ATGCTCCGCCACCGCTTCACCGCTGAGGACTTCCACCGCATGCACGAGGCCGGCATCCTCCCCGAGGACGCCCGGGTGGAACTCGTGGAGGGGGAGATCGTCGCCATGAGCCCGATCGGTAAGAAGCACGCCTACGTGCTGAACACCTTGGTAGACCTTCTTTCCCCTCTCAGGGGGCAAGCGGTCCTCTCCATCCAAAACCCTCTGGTCCTGGGCCCTGTGACGGAGGTCTACCCTGACCTGGCCCTCCTGAAACCCCCCAGGACCCGTTACCGGGATCGCCTGCCCGAGGGGGAGGATGTTCTCTTGCTGGTGGAGGTGGCGGATACCTCCTTGGACTACGACCTCACCGTGAAACTCCCCCTCTACGCCAAGGCGGGTATCCCCGAGGTCTGGGTGGTGGACCTGGCCCGGGACCGGGTGCACGTCTTCCGCAGGCCCGCCGGGGAGGGCTATGGGGAGCGGGAGGCCCTCGAGGGGGGCGAGCTGGAGGTCCTGGGGCTCAAGGTCCCGGTGAAGGAGGTCCTGCCATGA
- the leuB gene encoding 3-isopropylmalate dehydrogenase, whose product MRVAVLPGDGIGPEVTEAALKVLRALDEAHGLGLAYEVYPFGGAAIDAHGEPFPEPTRRGVEGAEAVLLGSVGGPKWDNLPRRIRPETGLLALRKSQDLFANLRPAKVFPGLERLSPLKEEIARGVDVLIVRELTGGIYFGEPRGMSEAEAWNTERYARLEVERVAQVAFEAARKRRKHVVSVDKANVLEVGEFWRKTVDEVHQNFPDVSLEHQYVDAMAMHLVKNPVRFDVVVTGNLFGDILSDLASVLPGSLGLLPSASLGRGTPVFEPVHGSAPDIAGQGIANPTAAILSAAMMLEHAFGLVELARRVEEAVAGALRETPPPDLGGSAGTEAFTEEVLRRLQ is encoded by the coding sequence ATGAGGGTGGCGGTCCTTCCGGGGGACGGGATCGGCCCCGAGGTGACGGAAGCGGCCCTGAAGGTGCTTCGCGCCCTGGACGAGGCCCACGGCCTGGGCCTGGCCTACGAGGTCTACCCCTTCGGCGGGGCGGCCATCGACGCCCACGGGGAGCCCTTCCCGGAGCCCACCCGCCGGGGGGTGGAGGGGGCGGAGGCGGTCCTCCTGGGCAGCGTGGGGGGGCCCAAGTGGGATAACCTCCCCCGCAGGATCCGCCCGGAAACGGGGCTTCTTGCCCTGAGGAAGAGCCAGGACCTCTTCGCCAACCTGCGCCCGGCCAAGGTCTTCCCCGGGCTGGAACGGCTTTCTCCCCTCAAGGAGGAGATCGCCCGCGGGGTGGATGTCCTCATCGTGCGGGAGCTCACCGGGGGGATCTACTTCGGGGAGCCCCGGGGGATGTCGGAGGCCGAGGCCTGGAACACGGAGCGCTACGCCCGCCTCGAGGTGGAGCGGGTGGCCCAGGTGGCCTTTGAGGCGGCAAGGAAGCGTCGGAAGCACGTGGTGAGCGTGGACAAGGCCAACGTCTTGGAGGTGGGGGAGTTCTGGCGGAAGACCGTGGACGAGGTGCACCAGAACTTCCCCGACGTCTCCCTGGAGCACCAGTACGTGGACGCCATGGCCATGCACCTGGTGAAGAACCCGGTGCGCTTCGACGTGGTGGTGACGGGGAACCTCTTCGGGGACATCCTCTCCGACCTGGCCTCGGTGCTCCCCGGCTCCTTGGGGCTTCTCCCCTCCGCCTCCTTGGGAAGGGGCACCCCCGTCTTTGAACCCGTGCACGGCTCCGCCCCCGACATCGCCGGCCAAGGCATCGCCAACCCCACCGCCGCCATCCTCTCCGCGGCCATGATGCTGGAGCACGCCTTCGGCCTGGTGGAGCTCGCCCGGCGGGTGGAGGAGGCCGTGGCGGGTGCCTTGCGGGAAACCCCTCCGCCCGACCTGGGAGGAAGCGCGGGCACGGAGGCCTTCACGGAGGAGGTCCTCCGCCGTCTACAATAG
- the leuD gene encoding 3-isopropylmalate dehydratase small subunit, translating to MLEKITLIRGRAVPLRGEDIDTDRIIPARFMKALTFEGLGQYLFYDERFDEKGQPKPHPLNDPRYQGASLLLVEAGFGSGSSREHAPQAIKRAGFKAIIGESFAEIFFGNATAIGLPCVTLSPEDLAALFQAVERDPSLEVEVDLLAKEVRFGDRTAPLAIPEPAREALVAGLWDPIGELLQAGELLDAFDRKLPYPRRSE from the coding sequence ATGCTGGAGAAGATCACCCTCATCCGCGGCCGGGCGGTGCCCCTGAGGGGCGAGGACATCGACACCGACCGCATCATCCCCGCCCGCTTCATGAAGGCCCTCACCTTTGAGGGCCTGGGCCAGTACCTCTTCTACGACGAGCGGTTTGACGAAAAGGGCCAGCCTAAGCCCCATCCCTTGAACGACCCCCGCTACCAGGGGGCCAGCCTCCTCCTGGTGGAGGCGGGCTTTGGCTCCGGCTCCAGCCGGGAGCACGCCCCCCAGGCCATCAAACGGGCGGGGTTTAAGGCCATCATTGGGGAGAGCTTTGCCGAGATCTTCTTCGGCAACGCCACCGCCATTGGCCTTCCCTGCGTGACCCTCTCCCCTGAGGACCTGGCGGCGCTTTTCCAGGCGGTGGAAAGGGACCCCAGCCTGGAGGTGGAGGTGGACCTTCTGGCCAAAGAGGTACGCTTCGGGGACCGCACCGCTCCCCTCGCCATCCCCGAGCCGGCCCGGGAGGCCCTGGTGGCGGGGCTTTGGGACCCCATCGGGGAGCTATTGCAGGCAGGGGAGCTCCTGGACGCCTTTGACCGCAAACTCCCCTACCCCAGGAGGTCGGAATGA